One stretch of Prionailurus viverrinus isolate Anna chromosome C1, UM_Priviv_1.0, whole genome shotgun sequence DNA includes these proteins:
- the C1QB gene encoding complement C1q subcomponent subunit B: protein MKTVRDGVLASLLLLLLLFLFLLEVSWAQSSCTGHPAIPGIPGIPGAPGSPGTPGTPGIKGEKGLPGLAGDHGEFGEKGDPGIPGNPGKVGPKGPVGPKGAPGPPGARGPKGESGDYKATQKIAFCAKRTINSALRRDQAIRFDQVITNLNNNYESRSGKFTCRVPGIYYFTYHASSRGNLCVNLMRGREQMQKVVTFCDYVHNTFQVSTGSMVLKLKQGENVFLQATDKNSLVGIEGANSIFSGFLLFPDVEA, encoded by the exons ATGAAGACCGTGAGGGATGGCGTCTTAGcatccctgctgctgctgctgctgctgttcctgTTTCTGCTTGAGGTCTCTTGGGCCCAAAGCAGCTGCACCGGGCACCCGGCCATCCCCGGCATCCCGGGCATTCCCGGGGCACCGGGCTCTCCTGGCACACCCGGGACCCCAGggataaaaggagagaaag GGCTGCCAGGGCTGGCTGGAGACCATGGCGAGTTTGGGGAGAAGGGAGACCCAGGGATTCCTGGGAATCCAGGAAAAGTAGGCCCCAAGGGCCCCGTTGGCCCCAAAGGTGCCCCAGGGCCCCCCGGAGCCCGCGGCCCCAAGGGTGAATCGGGAGACTACAAGGCCACACAGAAAATCGCCTTCTGTGCCAAGAGGACCATCAACAGTGCCCTTCGGCGGGACCAGGCCATCCGCTTCGACCAGGTGATCACCAACCTGAACAACAACTACGAATCTCGAAGCGGCAAGTTCACCTGCAGGGTGCCCGGCATTTACTACTTCACCTACCATGCCAGCTCGCGAGGAAACCTCTGCGTGAACCTCATGCGGGGCCGGGAGCAAATGCAGAAGGTGGTTACCTTCTGCGACTACGTCCACAACACCTTCCAGGTCTCCACGGGCAGCATGGTCCTCAAGCTGAAGCAGGGGGAGAACGTCTTCCTGCAGGCCACTGACAAGAACTCCCTGGTGGGCATAGAAGGTGCCAACAGCATCTTCTCTGGGTTCCTGCTCTTCCCAGATGTGGAGGCATGA
- the C1QA gene encoding complement C1q subcomponent subunit A → MEAPWGWLVVCVLATSLTFTVTQDVCRAPDGKAGAPGAPGRPGRPGLKGEQGEPGAPGIRTGIQGLKGDQGDPGPPGNPGNMGFPGPSGSLGLPGIPGVKGIKGNPGNIKDQPRPAFSAIRRNPPMSGNIVIFDTVVTNQEGPYHNNTGQFICAVSGYYYFTFQVVSKWDICLSIVSSGRDQAQRSLGFCDANGKGIFQMVSGSTILKLQRGDRVWIERDPAQGRIYQGPEVDSVFSGFLVFPSI, encoded by the exons ATGGAGGCCCCATGGGGCTGGCTGGTGGTCTGCGTGCTGGCCACATCCCTGACCTTTACAGTGACCCAGGATGTGTGCCGAGCACCAGATGGGAAGGCCGGGGCCCCAGGAGCGCCTGGCCGACCCGGACGGCCAGGCCTCAAGGGGGAGCAAGGGGAGCCAG gggcacctggcatCCGGACGGGCATCCAGGGCCTTAAAGGAGACCAAGGGGACCCTGGGCCCCCTGGAAACCCTGGCAACATGGGCTTCCCTGGGCCCAGTGGCTCCCTGGGTCTCCCTGGCATCCCGGGAGTGAAAGGCATCAAGGGCAACCCGGGCAACATCAAGGACCAGCCACGGCCAGCCTTCTCGGCCATCAGGCGGAACCCACCAATGAGTGGCAACATCGTCATCTTCGACACGGTCGTCACCAACCAGGAAGGCCCGTACCACAATAACACGGGCCAGTTCATCTGTGCTGTGTCGGGCTACTACTATTTCACTTTCCAGGTGGTGTCCAAGTGGGACATCTGCCTGTCCATCGTGTCCTCTGGGAGGGACCAGGCCCAGCGCTCCTTGGGCTTCTGTGACGCCAACGGCAAGGGAATCTTCCAGATGGTGTCCGGGAGCACGATTCTCAAGTTACAGCGCGGCGATCGGGTCTGGATCGAAAGAGACCCCGCCCAGGGCCGGATTTACCAGGGCCCTGAGGTGGACAGCGTCTTCAGTGGCTTCCTCGTCTTCCCATCCATCTGA
- the C1QC gene encoding complement C1q subcomponent subunit C, producing the protein MDTVSSSRPPLGLNLLVLLLVLPLGGQASTGCYGIPGMPGLPGAPGKDGHDGLPGPKGEPGIPAIPGTQGPKGQKGERGTPGHPGKNGPTGTAGSPGVPGLMGPPGEPGEEGRYKQKHQSVFTVTRQTSQYPTANSLVKFNVAITNPQGDYDTSTGKFTCRVPGLYYFVYHTSQTANLCVLLYRSGVRVTTFCDHLSNRKQVSSGGVLLQLQAGEQVWLAVNDYNGMVGTEGSDSVFSGFLLFPD; encoded by the exons ATGGACACGGTGTCCAGCTCCCGGCCCCCCCTTGGACTAAACCTGCTGGTGCTCTTGCTGGTGTTGCCACTTGGGGGCCAGGCCAGCACAGGCTGCTACGGGATCCCCGGGATGCCAGGCCTGCCGGGGGCCCCAGGGAAGGACGGACACGATGGCCTGCCGGGGCCCAAGGGTGAGCCAG GAATCCCAGCTATCCCTGGAACTCAAGGACCCAAGGGTCAGAAGGGAGAACGCGGCACACCTGGGCATCCCGGGAAAAATGGCCCCACGGGAACGGCTGGTAGTCCAGGGGTTCCCGGCCTCATGGGACCCCCTGGAGAGCCGGGCGAGGAGGGCAGATACAAGCAGAAGCACCAGTCTGTCTTCACGGTCACACGGCAGACATCCCAGTACCCCACGGCCAACAGCCTGGTCAAGTTCAACGTAGCCATCACCAACCCGCAGGGCGATTATGACACAAGCACCGGCAAGTTCACCTGCAGAGTCCCGGGTCTTTACTACTTTGTGTACCACACGTCGCAGACGGCCAACCTGTGCGTGCTGCTGTACCGGAGTGGTGTCAGGGTGACCACCTTCTGTGACCACCTGTCCAACAGGAAGCAGGTCAGCTCGGGCGGTGTGCTGCTGCAGCTACAGGCGGGTGAGCAGGTGTGGCTGGCGGTCAATGACTACAACGGCATGGTGGGCACCGAAGGCTCGGACAGCGTCTTCTCTGGCTTCCTGCTCTTTCCTGACTAG